One window of Posidoniimonas polymericola genomic DNA carries:
- the ggt gene encoding gamma-glutamyltransferase, which yields MPPRLQHTAIAVALLCLPGRLTAADDSRWVAVATVNPLATDAAEQIYRDGGNAVDAAITAALTLGVVDGHNSGIGGGCLILVRSPDGEFLAIDGRETAPATATRDMYLRDGQARPDLSQTGPLASGTPGAVAAYALLSERLGALDLADLLAPGAKLAEEGFAVSPSLASALQETERTLRRFPASARELLGEDNQPATAGETVTRRDLARTYRGIASEGAAWFYEGPFAEATDKWMRENGGIMTAADLAAYRPQLRMPIHSRYRGREVVGFPPPSSGGVHVAQMLNMLEGFDLGQMFADDPALAKHLVGEVMKLAFADRAYWLGDSDFVDVPRRLASVGYAKQLAEGISLEHATDVPTHGEPPQWRQDLFGRHTTHIAAADSDGYWVAITATVNTTFGSKVVIPGTGVVMNNEMDDFAIHPGTPNAFGLIGAENNSVFAGKRPLSSMSPTIVLDENGEPLLTVGAAGGPKIITQVLWAIINTIDRGMTPQQAIAAPRVHHQWRPNTLSYEDTTPAAEVDRFRKLGHDVAELPSAGRAQMIARDPEHGFTAVFDPRIQGKATVERLAPSRVPALSSQP from the coding sequence ATGCCCCCCAGACTTCAACACACAGCAATCGCGGTCGCCCTGCTCTGCCTTCCGGGTCGCCTGACTGCCGCGGACGACAGCCGCTGGGTCGCGGTCGCGACGGTCAACCCGCTGGCTACCGACGCCGCCGAACAGATCTACCGCGACGGCGGCAACGCGGTCGACGCTGCCATCACTGCAGCGTTGACGCTCGGTGTGGTTGACGGTCACAACTCAGGAATCGGCGGCGGTTGCCTAATCCTGGTCCGCTCACCCGACGGCGAGTTCCTCGCAATCGACGGCCGCGAGACGGCCCCCGCCACCGCCACCCGCGACATGTACCTCCGCGATGGCCAAGCGCGGCCCGACCTAAGTCAGACGGGGCCGCTCGCCTCGGGCACACCCGGCGCGGTGGCCGCCTACGCGCTGCTATCGGAGCGCCTGGGCGCCCTGGACCTCGCCGACCTGCTCGCCCCCGGCGCGAAGTTGGCCGAAGAGGGCTTCGCTGTCTCGCCCAGCCTTGCGTCCGCGTTGCAAGAAACGGAGCGGACCCTGCGCCGCTTCCCGGCGTCCGCCCGGGAACTGTTAGGGGAAGACAACCAGCCCGCGACCGCCGGTGAGACGGTCACGCGCCGCGACCTAGCCCGGACCTACCGCGGCATCGCGTCCGAGGGCGCCGCGTGGTTCTACGAGGGGCCCTTCGCCGAGGCGACCGACAAGTGGATGCGGGAGAACGGCGGCATCATGACCGCCGCCGACCTGGCCGCCTACCGCCCGCAGCTCCGCATGCCGATCCACAGCAGGTACCGCGGGCGCGAGGTCGTCGGCTTCCCGCCGCCGAGCTCCGGCGGTGTGCACGTCGCGCAGATGCTGAACATGCTCGAGGGGTTCGACCTCGGCCAGATGTTCGCCGACGACCCAGCGCTGGCCAAGCACCTCGTGGGCGAGGTGATGAAGCTGGCGTTTGCGGACCGCGCGTACTGGCTTGGCGATTCTGACTTCGTCGACGTGCCGCGGCGGCTCGCGTCGGTCGGATACGCCAAGCAGCTAGCCGAGGGAATCTCACTCGAACACGCCACGGACGTCCCTACGCACGGCGAGCCGCCCCAGTGGCGACAGGACCTGTTCGGCCGCCATACCACGCACATCGCCGCCGCCGACTCGGACGGCTACTGGGTCGCGATCACCGCGACCGTTAACACCACGTTCGGCTCGAAGGTCGTGATCCCGGGGACCGGGGTCGTGATGAACAACGAGATGGACGACTTCGCCATCCACCCCGGCACCCCGAATGCCTTTGGGTTGATCGGAGCCGAAAACAACTCGGTCTTCGCCGGCAAGCGACCGCTCTCCTCGATGAGCCCCACGATCGTGCTGGACGAGAACGGCGAGCCGCTGCTGACGGTCGGCGCGGCCGGCGGGCCGAAGATCATCACGCAGGTGCTGTGGGCGATCATTAATACCATCGACCGCGGCATGACGCCCCAGCAAGCGATCGCCGCCCCGCGGGTGCACCACCAGTGGCGTCCGAACACGCTGAGCTACGAGGACACCACGCCCGCCGCCGAGGTCGACCGCTTCCGAAAGCTTGGGCACGATGTGGCCGAGCTGCCGTCGGCCGGCCGCGCCCAGATGATTGCCCGCGACCCCGAGCACGGCTTTACCGCGGTCTTCGATCCACGCATCCAGGGCAAGGCGACCGTCGAGCGTCTGGCCCCCTCCCGAGTCCCCGCCCTGTCGTCGCAACCATGA
- a CDS encoding sodium:solute symporter family transporter — MPSSTIPLIDWVIIVCYLIGSTAIGLFASRAPKTAEGFLVGGRQLTWWMLLFSIVATETSTVTFLSLPGTSFVEGGNLTFLQLTLGYIAGRLILTWLVMPIFFSGAYLTAYEILQNSFGPNVRSVVSVLFLVMRNLADGLRLLLTGWLINAATGFDFTTCVVAMAVCTAIYSGVGGVASVVLNDCLQFAMYMIGAAVVMVLLVRDAPGGSEAMWQFAEETGRLRLLDFDTSLFTKSITFWSGLIGGATLTMASHGADHMMIQRYLCSRSRREASWAVGLSGPVVALQFLLFLAIGIALAYWHSQGALGYEIAKGDQALIGFVVHRLGIGLRGLVIASVLAASMSTLSSSLSASAGVLVNDLGKRLIPDMSDAGLLLGAKVATFAFAAVQTVVAVGAYYALSPDSTVISAVLGIAGFSTGLVLGIYLLGAALGRASETAGLIGIACGLAACCYAKFAADVSWPWFSLIGATTTFFTGYLISLAVPPRTQTA, encoded by the coding sequence TTGCCTTCCTCGACAATCCCGCTGATCGACTGGGTGATCATCGTGTGCTACCTCATAGGCAGCACGGCGATTGGCCTGTTTGCGTCGCGGGCGCCGAAGACTGCCGAGGGGTTTCTCGTCGGCGGTCGTCAGCTCACCTGGTGGATGCTGCTGTTTTCAATCGTCGCCACCGAGACCAGCACCGTCACCTTCCTGAGCCTGCCCGGCACGTCGTTCGTGGAGGGGGGCAACCTGACCTTCTTGCAGCTCACCCTCGGCTACATTGCTGGCCGCCTGATTCTGACTTGGCTGGTGATGCCGATCTTCTTCTCGGGCGCGTACCTCACGGCGTACGAGATCCTGCAGAACTCGTTCGGCCCCAACGTGAGGAGCGTGGTGTCGGTGCTGTTCCTGGTGATGCGCAACCTGGCCGACGGGCTGCGGCTGCTGCTGACGGGTTGGCTGATCAACGCGGCGACCGGCTTCGACTTCACTACCTGCGTCGTGGCGATGGCGGTCTGCACGGCCATCTACTCCGGCGTGGGGGGCGTAGCGTCGGTCGTGCTGAACGACTGCCTGCAGTTCGCGATGTACATGATCGGCGCCGCGGTGGTGATGGTGCTGCTGGTCCGCGACGCGCCCGGCGGTTCGGAGGCCATGTGGCAGTTCGCCGAAGAGACCGGCCGCCTGCGGCTGCTGGACTTCGACACCTCGCTGTTCACGAAGTCAATCACCTTCTGGTCCGGCCTGATCGGCGGCGCCACGCTGACGATGGCGTCGCACGGCGCCGACCACATGATGATCCAGCGTTACTTGTGCTCTAGGTCACGCCGTGAGGCGAGCTGGGCGGTCGGCCTCAGCGGGCCCGTCGTGGCGTTGCAGTTCCTGCTGTTCCTGGCGATCGGCATCGCGCTGGCCTACTGGCACTCGCAAGGCGCCCTCGGGTACGAGATCGCGAAGGGGGATCAGGCGCTGATCGGCTTCGTGGTGCACCGGCTCGGGATCGGCCTCCGCGGGCTGGTGATCGCGTCGGTGCTGGCGGCCTCGATGTCGACGCTGTCGAGTTCGCTGAGCGCCTCGGCCGGCGTGCTGGTGAACGACCTGGGCAAACGCCTGATCCCCGACATGAGTGACGCCGGCCTGCTGCTGGGCGCAAAGGTCGCTACGTTCGCCTTCGCCGCGGTGCAGACGGTGGTCGCCGTCGGAGCCTACTATGCCCTGAGCCCCGACAGCACGGTAATCAGCGCAGTGCTCGGGATCGCCGGCTTCTCGACCGGGCTCGTGCTGGGCATCTACTTGCTTGGCGCCGCCCTGGGCCGCGCCAGCGAGACCGCCGGCTTGATTGGCATCGCGTGCGGGCTGGCGGCCTGCTGCTACGCGAAGTTTGCCGCCGACGTGAGCTGGCCATGGTTCTCGCTGATTGGAGCCACGACAACCTTCTTCACCGGCTACCTGATCTCCCTGGCCGTGCCGCCGAGGACGCAGACCGCTTGA
- a CDS encoding BadF/BadG/BcrA/BcrD ATPase family protein: MNDQSPLLLGVDAGGTKSRALLATAGPGDRYCILGVGEAGPGNPMSHGLPNAARSIVEAMRAAVDGLNRQVEVAVVAAAGAADDTLRLALQKTLAAAGIAKICRVVPDYEPFFSLAKPPVVGVISGTGSVAFSRAGDHDVLRVGGWGYLLGDEGSGYAIGRRALQQTLGEIEADRPRSAVAVACCSTLDADSRAGLLAAVYQAADQRSRIASIARGVIGLAPQDADASALLCEEATSLSKVVGRAVNGAKFAAGGYTLSLGGGVLAGSQFFRNALCDCLASDGLTPARIIVVRDPAIGCVAAAHASVC; encoded by the coding sequence GTGAACGACCAATCACCGCTGCTGTTGGGAGTCGATGCGGGGGGGACCAAGTCACGGGCGCTGCTCGCGACCGCAGGCCCGGGCGATCGGTACTGCATCCTAGGAGTCGGCGAAGCGGGGCCTGGCAACCCAATGAGCCATGGTCTGCCAAACGCCGCTCGTTCGATCGTCGAGGCGATGCGCGCTGCGGTGGACGGACTCAACCGGCAGGTCGAGGTTGCCGTGGTTGCCGCGGCGGGGGCCGCCGATGACACGCTCCGGCTCGCCCTGCAGAAAACACTCGCAGCTGCAGGGATTGCCAAGATCTGCAGGGTTGTCCCCGACTACGAGCCGTTCTTTTCTCTGGCCAAGCCGCCAGTGGTGGGAGTCATCTCGGGGACCGGCTCGGTGGCGTTCAGCCGAGCCGGCGACCACGACGTCTTGCGGGTCGGTGGCTGGGGCTACCTGCTGGGCGATGAAGGCAGCGGCTATGCGATTGGCCGTCGTGCGTTGCAGCAGACGCTCGGCGAGATTGAGGCCGACCGGCCGCGGTCTGCCGTCGCGGTGGCCTGCTGCAGCACGCTCGACGCCGACAGCCGGGCCGGGCTCTTGGCAGCGGTTTACCAGGCTGCCGACCAGCGGTCGCGGATTGCGAGCATCGCACGGGGGGTGATTGGCCTGGCCCCGCAAGACGCTGACGCCTCGGCCTTGCTCTGCGAAGAGGCCACATCGCTGAGCAAAGTGGTCGGCCGAGCGGTCAACGGAGCCAAGTTCGCCGCTGGGGGGTACACGCTGAGCCTCGGAGGCGGAGTGCTGGCCGGCAGCCAATTCTTCCGCAATGCCCTCTGTGATTGCCTGGCGAGCGACGGACTGACGCCCGCCCGTATAATTGTTGTGCGCGATCCCGCGATTGGCTGTGTCGCCGCAGCGCACGCGTCCGTGTGCTAA
- a CDS encoding AraC family transcriptional regulator: MDSAKSQNASESNGEPSRSPTMFRNMQRVAVLIETDTSSGCAVIRGIADYAERHGGWHLLLDPRDHEHRSALPDGWTGHGIIARLSSRQQIDQVRASGAPVVNVDDIYEDLAEFPMVITDEAALAEQSLTHLLDRGFQQFGYFAPPSTQYSKKRGQAFVKAVEEHGYVCREYKPGYRPGRKIGWVEQQRRVSRWLASLPQPIAILAIDAAHGRQLAEICHLNAFRVPDDIAILAGDPNDVFCEVSTPPLSHVKVASEKIGFTAAEMLDSLISGGQPPESAKRISPHGIAARQSTDLLAIDDPMIVDALRFIRAHAHRGIAVVDILREIPISRRGLEIQFRNYLGRSPAKEIRRVQLERGRELLAKRELSISEVAHACGFANATRFGVAFKKEVNTTPLAYRRELLAGQKDRDPGY, translated from the coding sequence ATGGATTCTGCTAAGAGCCAGAACGCCTCCGAGTCCAACGGCGAACCGTCGCGATCGCCGACGATGTTCAGGAACATGCAGCGCGTCGCCGTGCTGATCGAGACCGATACCTCGTCGGGCTGCGCAGTGATTCGCGGCATCGCCGACTACGCCGAGCGCCATGGCGGCTGGCACCTGCTGCTCGACCCCCGCGACCACGAGCACCGCTCGGCACTGCCAGATGGGTGGACGGGGCACGGCATTATTGCCCGGCTCAGCAGTCGCCAGCAGATCGACCAGGTTCGCGCCAGCGGCGCGCCGGTGGTCAATGTCGATGACATCTACGAGGACCTGGCCGAGTTCCCGATGGTGATCACGGACGAGGCAGCGCTGGCGGAGCAGTCGCTCACGCACCTGCTCGACCGAGGGTTCCAGCAGTTCGGCTACTTTGCCCCGCCGAGCACGCAGTACTCCAAGAAGCGCGGCCAGGCGTTCGTCAAAGCGGTCGAGGAGCACGGTTACGTCTGCCGCGAGTACAAGCCGGGCTACCGCCCTGGCCGCAAGATTGGCTGGGTAGAGCAGCAGCGTCGCGTCTCGCGGTGGCTGGCCTCGCTGCCACAGCCGATCGCCATCCTGGCGATCGACGCCGCCCACGGCCGTCAGCTCGCCGAGATCTGCCACCTGAACGCGTTCCGCGTGCCGGACGACATCGCGATCCTGGCGGGCGACCCCAACGACGTGTTCTGCGAGGTCTCGACCCCGCCGCTCTCGCATGTGAAGGTCGCGAGTGAGAAGATCGGCTTCACCGCCGCCGAGATGCTCGATTCACTGATCTCGGGCGGCCAGCCGCCCGAATCGGCCAAGCGTATTTCCCCGCACGGCATAGCCGCGCGGCAGTCAACCGACCTGTTGGCCATCGACGACCCGATGATTGTCGACGCGCTGCGGTTCATCCGGGCGCACGCCCACCGCGGGATTGCGGTGGTTGATATCCTTCGGGAGATCCCGATCTCGCGTCGGGGCCTGGAGATCCAGTTCCGCAACTACCTGGGCCGCTCGCCCGCCAAGGAGATTCGGCGGGTGCAACTGGAGCGGGGGCGGGAGCTGCTGGCGAAGCGGGAGCTGTCGATCAGCGAGGTCGCCCACGCGTGCGGTTTCGCCAATGCCACCCGGTTTGGCGTGGCGTTCAAGAAGGAAGTGAACACGACCCCGCTGGCCTACCGGCGTGAATTGCTGGCCGGCCAGAAGGACCGCGACCCCGGTTATTGA
- a CDS encoding DUF1611 domain-containing protein yields the protein MATSEESIVLLTDGAASLLAAKTATSILRYRGENVVAVLDRSRAGQTTDQAFGVGGDTPIVAALSDVPDATTLTIGIAPPGGRVPEDWRAILIEAAGRGMKLVSGLHDFLSNDPEIAAAAEKSGSVIYDVRRNNERDLAKAKDLRDDCLRILTVGQDCSIGKMLTALELIKGLTARDVDAKFIATGQTGIMIEGDGCPVDCVVSDFVNGAVEKQILANQHHEVLIVEGQATISHPAYSCVSAGLLHGSTPHGMIMVYEVGRENVHGVEHVPLQPLPKLIEAHEMLAGLRMPSKVIGIAMNSRRVSEEEAAVERERMRGELGLPIADPLRHGVDELVDAIEKLRAEVKSR from the coding sequence TTGGCCACCTCAGAAGAATCCATCGTCCTGCTGACGGACGGCGCGGCGTCGCTCCTTGCCGCCAAGACCGCGACGAGCATCCTCCGCTACCGCGGCGAGAATGTGGTCGCGGTGCTCGACCGCTCGCGGGCTGGTCAAACCACCGACCAGGCGTTCGGCGTCGGCGGCGACACGCCGATTGTCGCCGCGCTGAGCGATGTGCCAGACGCCACCACCCTCACGATCGGTATCGCCCCCCCGGGTGGCCGTGTTCCGGAGGACTGGCGGGCGATCCTGATCGAGGCCGCCGGTCGCGGCATGAAGCTGGTCTCTGGTTTGCACGACTTCCTTTCGAACGACCCAGAGATCGCCGCAGCCGCCGAGAAGTCAGGCTCTGTAATTTACGACGTGCGTCGCAACAACGAACGCGACCTCGCCAAGGCCAAGGACCTCCGTGACGACTGCCTGCGGATCCTGACCGTTGGGCAGGACTGCTCGATCGGCAAGATGCTCACGGCGCTCGAGCTTATCAAGGGCCTCACCGCCCGCGACGTCGACGCCAAGTTCATCGCGACTGGCCAGACCGGCATCATGATCGAGGGCGACGGCTGCCCGGTTGACTGTGTGGTGTCGGACTTTGTGAACGGCGCGGTCGAGAAGCAGATCCTCGCCAACCAGCACCACGAGGTGCTGATCGTGGAAGGCCAGGCGACGATCTCTCACCCTGCGTATTCGTGCGTCTCCGCGGGTTTGCTCCACGGCTCGACCCCGCATGGGATGATCATGGTCTACGAAGTCGGCCGCGAGAACGTGCACGGCGTCGAGCATGTCCCGCTGCAGCCGCTGCCCAAACTGATCGAGGCCCACGAGATGCTCGCCGGTCTGCGGATGCCCTCCAAGGTAATCGGCATCGCGATGAACAGCCGCCGCGTAAGTGAAGAGGAAGCGGCCGTTGAGCGGGAGCGGATGCGGGGCGAACTCGGCCTGCCAATCGCCGACCCGCTCCGCCACGGCGTCGACGAACTGGTCGACGCGATCGAGAAACTCCGTGCCGAGGTGAAGTCGCGATGA